Within the Thermococcus sp. CX2 genome, the region GAGTGATTGTTTTTGGCGTCTCTGAGGTCCCCCTGAATGTTTGGGTTAGCCTAACGGCTCAAGGGCGGGATCGTTTTTGGCCTGACTGATAGGGGGGCTCGTTTTTGGAGGTTCTAGAGGATTAAGCTTATGCCTCCACCCAGCTGGAGCTTTCTGCTTTGGGTTAGTCCTTACTCTCTTTATTCCCTCGCCTTTGGGACTTCTTCCAAAAATCAGGAGGTGGTTTGAATGAAAGCCGTTCTGCCGGATTCCGAGATACCAAAGAGGTGGTACAACATTCTGCCCGACCTGCCGGAGCCTTTGGCACCGCCCCTCGACCCGGAGACGGACGAGCCGATGGAGCCAGAGAAGCTGCTCCGCATCTTCGCAGCGGAGCTGGTGAAGCAGGAAATGAGCATGGAACGATACATCGAGATCCCAAAGAAGGTTCGCGAGCTCTACGCTAAAATAGGCCGTCCCACGCCTCTCTTCAGGGCGACGAACCTCGAAAAGGCCCTCGGAACGCCGGCGAGGATATACTTCAAATACGAAGGGGCTACCGTCACAGGAAGTCATAAGATAAACACCGCATTGGCTCAGGCCTACTACGCGAAGGAGCAGGGCATCGAGAGGCTCGTAACAGAGACGGGTGCGGGCCAGTGGGGAACTGCCCTGTCTCTGGCAGGGGCACTAATGGGGATAAAGGTTCGCGTTTACATGGCTAGGGCCAGCTTTTACCAGAAGCCCTACAGGAAGACTATAATGCGTCTCTACGGTGCCGAAATCTACCCCAGTCCAAGCGACAGGACCGAGATAGGAAGGAAGTTCCTGAGCGAAGACCCAAACCACCCAGGTGGCTTGGGAATAGCGATAAGCGAAGCTATCGAGGACGTTCTAAGGGACGAAAAAGCGCGCTACGCCCTTGGAAGCGTGCTCAACCACGTTTTAATGCACCAGACGGTCATAGGCTTGGAAGCCAAGGAGCAGATGAAGGAGTTCGAGGAGCCAGACGTCATAATTGGCTGCGTTGGGGGAGGAAGCAACTTCGCCGGCCTGGCCTATCCCTTCGTCAAGGATAGACTAGACGGCAAAGCTGACTACGAGTTCATAGCGGTTGAGCCAAGGGCGGCACCGAGCATGACGCGCGGCGTTTACACCTACGACTACGGGGACTCTGGAGGGCTAACGCCGAAGATGAAGATGCGCACCCTCGGCCACACCTACTACGTCCCGCCGATACACGCTGGCGGCCTGAGGTACCACGGCCTGGCTCCAACGCTGAGTATTCTGATAAACCACGGGATAGTTAGGCCAGTAGCCTATCATCAGACGGAGGTCTTCGAGGCGGCCAGGCTCTTTGCCAGGACGGAAGGCATAGTTCCAGCACCCGAGAGCGCCCACGCGGTCAGGGCTGCAATAGACAGGGCCCTCAAGGCGAAGGAAGAGGGCAGGGAGGATGTCATCCTGTTCAACCTCAGCGGCCACGGCCTTCTCGACCTCAAGGGCTACGGGGACTTCCTCGACGGAAAGCTTGAGGACTACGAGCCAGAAGAGTTTCCAGCTTTGAAGGGGGAGGTTTAGCTTTTCCTCCCCAAAACCATTCTTGGATAAAAGTCCAGGCTTGCCCTAGCTTGAGGGATCTCCATGCCAAGCGCTATTCCGAGGCTCATCAAATCCCTCGGCGAGCGGACTTCCCATCTGCTCTCGGCTGAAGATGTTAAAAACCTCATGGCACCGTATTTCTCGACAAGCTGCCAGGTTTTCATCATGAAGCGCAGGATCTGAGCTCTCTCGTATGGGCTGGCCCTCAGAATAGGTGATAGGGAGAAACCTATTGCCACGTTGTTCTTGGCCGCAAGCCTCGCCAGTATGTGGTCAAAGCCCGGATCTTTTCTGCCCAACCACGGACTTATGAGAGCATCGACGCCGAGCTCAAGGGCAAAGCGGTTCACCTTCATATCTCCGCCCTGAACGTAGATGAGGGCCTTGAGGTTTCTGCCCTTGACTTCACGGATTAGGGAGGGCTTCTTTGTGACGAGGAGGAGGGCAACTTTACCGTATCTCTCCCTCAGCTCCCTAATCTCGGCTTTGAGTGCCTCGAAGTCTGGCCTATCGTCGAGGAAAAGCCTCTTGGTGAAGACCACCTCGTCGAACCACTCCTCGGCCAGCTCGTAGGCCTCTTCACTCCTTACGTCCATCTCTATCCAGTGCTCGCGGGAAAAAGAAATTTCCTCATCAACTTCCTGAATC harbors:
- a CDS encoding TrpB-like pyridoxal phosphate-dependent enzyme — its product is MKAVLPDSEIPKRWYNILPDLPEPLAPPLDPETDEPMEPEKLLRIFAAELVKQEMSMERYIEIPKKVRELYAKIGRPTPLFRATNLEKALGTPARIYFKYEGATVTGSHKINTALAQAYYAKEQGIERLVTETGAGQWGTALSLAGALMGIKVRVYMARASFYQKPYRKTIMRLYGAEIYPSPSDRTEIGRKFLSEDPNHPGGLGIAISEAIEDVLRDEKARYALGSVLNHVLMHQTVIGLEAKEQMKEFEEPDVIIGCVGGGSNFAGLAYPFVKDRLDGKADYEFIAVEPRAAPSMTRGVYTYDYGDSGGLTPKMKMRTLGHTYYVPPIHAGGLRYHGLAPTLSILINHGIVRPVAYHQTEVFEAARLFARTEGIVPAPESAHAVRAAIDRALKAKEEGREDVILFNLSGHGLLDLKGYGDFLDGKLEDYEPEEFPALKGEV
- a CDS encoding Ribonuclease P protein component 3; the encoded protein is MIQEVDEEISFSREHWIEMDVRSEEAYELAEEWFDEVVFTKRLFLDDRPDFEALKAEIRELRERYGKVALLLVTKKPSLIREVKGRNLKALIYVQGGDMKVNRFALELGVDALISPWLGRKDPGFDHILARLAAKNNVAIGFSLSPILRASPYERAQILRFMMKTWQLVEKYGAMRFLTSSAESRWEVRSPRDLMSLGIALGMEIPQARASLDFYPRMVLGRKS